A stretch of Ferribacterium limneticum DNA encodes these proteins:
- a CDS encoding helix-turn-helix domain-containing protein, translating into MSPQPHPETFPKILVTLRKARGLSQKALAISAGMDQSYVAGLENGRRPPPRDRQIARLAQALQASQEEHARLLEAKTAALLARVSAEAGGPHRDMLAQLIMIASRLSATDLAILDRVAGAMCSSSNISTCEERHMSP; encoded by the coding sequence ATGTCGCCCCAACCCCATCCTGAGACCTTTCCGAAAATCCTCGTCACCTTGAGGAAGGCTCGCGGCTTGTCGCAAAAGGCGCTGGCCATTTCGGCAGGCATGGATCAATCCTACGTAGCCGGACTTGAGAATGGCAGGCGTCCACCACCTAGGGATCGGCAGATTGCCAGATTGGCTCAGGCCCTGCAGGCCAGCCAGGAAGAACACGCCCGTCTACTGGAAGCCAAAACGGCTGCATTGCTTGCCCGCGTATCCGCGGAGGCGGGTGGCCCGCATCGGGACATGCTGGCGCAACTGATCATGATCGCAAGTCGCTTGAGTGCCACCGACCTCGCGATACTGGACCGGGTCGCCGGAGCCATGTGTTCCTCATCCAACATTTCGACATGCGAGGAGAGACATATGAGCCCGTAA
- a CDS encoding Mu transposase C-terminal domain-containing protein, whose amino-acid sequence MRITFSAGLVLRHGQRTLELIRQLNPDEYQFEDCLTRRPIVLSCATLTKRIWDNTYEVLVGTNTSSKEPGVPLAQPNLIDLRSLKDEVRTGIERRMHYVKAAQKAHIGRGQRARIEKLIPTVATRIKDEKPPSASSVMAWIRSYQNTNLNPLALRNGNTMRGPHRRTHPLMDEIVKRNIIKEYLTRSRNSLQHTLRFILREARRLVEQKKLEESEAVFSLSSLSRRVREIDLFRRIAAREGHARARMVCRTVMDGAGAAYPLQRVEADHTPLNWVVVCDRTGLPLGRPLLTVIIDSYSNYVLGIYISFYGAGISSLSGVLRNAIMPKDQFVSGLSLQHPWLASGVPDEIIVDNGLEFHASVFKLMAWELASDLTYCRVRTPWLKPHVERFFATLDHLSLNRGRIHKRVANVMNIDPRKDAAIKFSDLVKGLVMFVTDVHPFEINERKLARPYDLLMEGLEYCPPASFPLSFDNLRLTTALSKTTTLGPGGIELRGLPYGRQELLPLRKRYGQTFKVQVKWDPDNMSHIWVRHPEEEGWIQSPCRWFEYANGLSWNQHLIIRNFTRRELKLKGAHEDLMQAHLRLHDFWMEATSYKTSADAKLAARFSGATSAKVMEPPSDPDSPERISTTAIADIEISQAQPSIPDFESFVMP is encoded by the coding sequence ATGCGAATCACATTTTCCGCAGGCCTCGTCCTGCGCCATGGACAACGGACACTGGAACTGATCCGCCAACTCAATCCCGACGAATATCAGTTTGAAGACTGTCTCACCCGTCGGCCCATCGTTCTCAGCTGCGCGACCCTGACCAAGCGAATCTGGGACAACACCTACGAAGTGCTGGTCGGCACCAACACTTCATCGAAAGAGCCTGGGGTGCCCCTGGCTCAGCCAAATTTGATCGACCTGCGTTCACTTAAGGATGAGGTACGCACCGGCATTGAGCGTCGGATGCATTACGTCAAGGCAGCCCAAAAAGCTCATATCGGACGAGGACAGCGCGCGCGTATCGAAAAGCTGATTCCAACCGTTGCCACGCGCATCAAGGACGAGAAGCCGCCATCGGCCAGCTCGGTGATGGCGTGGATCCGCAGTTACCAGAATACGAATCTCAATCCTCTCGCGTTGCGCAACGGTAACACCATGCGCGGCCCTCACCGCCGCACTCACCCTTTGATGGATGAAATCGTCAAACGCAACATCATCAAGGAATACCTGACCCGGTCACGCAATTCCTTGCAACACACGCTTCGCTTCATCCTCCGGGAAGCGCGGCGGCTGGTTGAACAGAAAAAACTGGAAGAATCGGAAGCCGTTTTCAGTTTATCGAGCCTCTCACGGCGCGTGAGGGAAATCGACCTGTTCCGACGGATCGCCGCTAGGGAAGGGCATGCCCGAGCCCGGATGGTTTGTCGGACGGTCATGGATGGTGCCGGGGCCGCTTACCCTTTGCAGAGAGTCGAAGCCGATCACACCCCCCTTAACTGGGTCGTGGTCTGCGACCGGACTGGGCTCCCCCTAGGTCGCCCATTGCTAACGGTCATTATCGATTCCTATAGCAATTACGTACTCGGCATCTACATCAGCTTCTATGGGGCCGGGATTTCCTCCCTTAGCGGCGTCCTGCGCAATGCAATCATGCCTAAGGATCAGTTCGTGTCCGGACTTTCCCTCCAGCACCCCTGGCTTGCCAGCGGCGTACCGGACGAAATCATCGTAGACAACGGCCTTGAATTCCACGCCTCGGTCTTCAAGCTGATGGCTTGGGAACTCGCTTCCGACCTGACCTATTGCCGCGTCCGCACACCGTGGCTGAAACCTCACGTCGAGCGCTTTTTTGCGACGCTGGACCATCTCTCGCTCAACCGCGGTCGCATCCACAAGCGTGTCGCGAACGTGATGAACATCGACCCACGCAAGGATGCCGCCATCAAGTTCTCCGATCTTGTTAAAGGTCTGGTGATGTTCGTAACCGACGTCCATCCCTTCGAGATCAACGAGCGGAAGCTGGCACGCCCCTACGATCTCTTGATGGAGGGGCTGGAATACTGCCCCCCTGCTTCGTTCCCGCTCAGTTTCGACAACCTGCGCCTGACGACTGCGCTGTCGAAAACAACGACGCTGGGCCCTGGCGGCATTGAGTTGCGTGGGCTGCCCTATGGACGTCAGGAATTGCTGCCCTTACGCAAACGCTATGGCCAAACGTTCAAGGTGCAGGTGAAGTGGGATCCCGACAACATGAGCCACATTTGGGTTCGCCATCCGGAAGAGGAGGGCTGGATTCAAAGCCCATGCCGCTGGTTCGAGTACGCCAATGGCCTGAGCTGGAACCAGCATCTGATCATCCGGAACTTCACCCGGCGCGAATTGAAACTCAAGGGGGCTCACGAAGACCTGATGCAGGCGCACCTGCGTCTCCACGACTTCTGGATGGAGGCCACCTCCTACAAGACCAGTGCCGACGCCAAACTGGCCGCCAGGTTTTCTGGCGCCACTTCCGCCAAGGTCATGGAGCCCCCATCAGATCCCGACAGTCCCGAACGCATATCGACGACAGCCATCGCCGACATCGAAATCTCTCAGGCCCAGCCTTCCATTCCCGACTTTGAATCCTTCGTCATGCCATGA
- a CDS encoding TniB family NTP-binding protein encodes MKNNEFNFIDIDDPVEAEERQINTRRLAEYGAEALRVGSQVESLYVTYSEFKAALAACDRIFSLSKILETPQGMIITGPPGSAKTSLAQYFIASLPPSDLFETGFGAIFLRLRVAPTQGHIISALLHALKYPFTQIRRGRTYAMRDISFEALRQRGTKVVFVDQGHCLATQARPRHSDVLESGASDTLREMMEETGVGLILLADASFGGLQHVDRALDDRITVRMDFSHFSDDNEWKGFLSAFVKGIPAIDLSILNVPDIATLTHTATNGNRRSFRRLIVETAMLATESKVSAVQVEHLRKAFDTVNGNAPGRSNPYAA; translated from the coding sequence ATGAAAAACAACGAATTCAACTTTATCGACATCGATGACCCGGTCGAAGCCGAGGAACGCCAAATCAATACCCGCCGCCTGGCGGAATATGGGGCTGAAGCGTTGCGAGTAGGCAGCCAGGTCGAAAGCCTGTATGTCACCTATTCCGAATTCAAAGCAGCGCTGGCCGCCTGCGACCGAATATTCAGCCTATCCAAGATACTGGAAACACCACAGGGCATGATCATCACGGGACCTCCGGGCTCCGCGAAGACATCGCTTGCCCAGTATTTCATCGCTTCATTGCCGCCGAGTGACCTGTTTGAAACTGGCTTCGGCGCCATCTTCCTTCGACTGCGGGTCGCCCCTACCCAAGGGCACATCATTTCGGCCCTCCTGCATGCGTTGAAATATCCGTTCACGCAAATTCGACGAGGGAGAACCTACGCTATGCGTGACATCTCCTTTGAAGCCCTGCGCCAGCGCGGAACCAAAGTCGTTTTTGTCGACCAGGGGCATTGCCTGGCAACTCAAGCACGGCCACGCCATTCCGACGTTCTGGAAAGCGGCGCTTCGGATACGCTGCGGGAAATGATGGAGGAGACGGGCGTTGGCCTGATTCTACTGGCCGACGCCAGCTTTGGCGGGCTGCAGCACGTGGACCGTGCGCTGGATGACCGGATCACGGTCCGGATGGATTTTTCGCATTTTTCTGATGACAACGAATGGAAGGGATTCCTGAGCGCTTTCGTCAAAGGAATTCCGGCCATTGATCTCTCGATTCTGAACGTCCCAGATATCGCCACACTCACGCATACGGCAACCAACGGCAACCGCAGATCCTTCCGCCGCCTCATCGTAGAAACCGCGATGCTCGCCACCGAATCGAAGGTCAGCGCAGTTCAGGTGGAGCATCTTCGGAAAGCGTTCGACACGGTCAACGGTAACGCGCCTGGCAGGAGCAATCCGTATGCAGCGTGA
- a CDS encoding Tn7 transposase TnsA N-terminal domain-containing protein, whose amino-acid sequence MEPSNRKIISRSPSRTVRIINLPGLLQTPVAAESSLEADYVHRAALVPQTSALLAQPFRLPVSPQGYTPDYLQTFSNSTLKAVIEIKIERKLADYKSLFDSAAAFLRDKGYTFYVVTEKVLRRHNIDLRTKRILRYAKAIFPQPDCKHVEQLLAEYPEGLPMGTLRRKARISLELILHLIATKRISTGHRLLLDDSVVVRQPPKPGSYADNPLEEALGIKPWKSATQS is encoded by the coding sequence ATGGAACCTTCCAATCGCAAAATCATTTCCCGCTCCCCCTCGCGAACGGTCCGGATCATCAACCTGCCTGGCTTGCTGCAGACCCCGGTTGCCGCCGAATCCTCCCTGGAGGCCGATTACGTACACCGGGCCGCCCTGGTTCCCCAGACCAGTGCGCTGCTGGCACAACCATTCCGCCTACCCGTCAGCCCCCAAGGCTATACCCCGGACTACCTGCAGACATTTTCGAACTCGACCTTGAAAGCCGTCATCGAGATCAAAATCGAACGCAAGCTGGCCGACTACAAATCCTTGTTCGACAGTGCCGCTGCCTTTCTGCGTGATAAGGGCTACACCTTCTACGTGGTCACCGAAAAGGTATTGCGCCGTCATAACATTGACCTACGCACCAAGCGGATTCTGCGATACGCCAAGGCAATCTTCCCGCAACCGGATTGCAAGCACGTCGAGCAACTACTGGCGGAGTACCCCGAAGGTCTCCCCATGGGAACACTGCGCCGCAAGGCCCGCATTAGCCTTGAGCTCATCCTGCATCTGATCGCTACCAAGCGAATCTCGACTGGCCATCGCCTTCTGCTCGACGACTCGGTTGTCGTCAGGCAGCCGCCCAAGCCGGGGAGCTACGCCGACAACCCACTAGAGGAAGCACTCGGCATAAAGCCCTGGAAATCGGCCACCCAATCCTGA
- a CDS encoding TniQ family protein, with product MQREPLSPLPVRLAPGDDESIISLLYRTAQANGMDLQHLRQWLGLPYWVPLPTRSCPALAWISGVSTAWLARRAIQTTLLSGAQRYLFMDHEFGKGSINFACRARICPFCVKRQKYTRAAWQLRTICGCVEHACILMDSCPVCGALLDWQRPAIDICRCGRFLTAPAQQPPPLPERVSNWIRWNEARLKNPETTIPAETFGLPKLLSTLSIDGALRFVLSIGLHPHPAALEHADDRRHLSSEGTCVQVGRALERLTAIGDQLGNLASLGPLAHQPALERLRSHGISESDRRYAAWLLATLQGGRDAASGSGRRQRGQLSLFE from the coding sequence ATGCAGCGTGAACCACTATCCCCCCTCCCGGTCCGACTTGCCCCAGGCGACGACGAGTCAATAATCAGCCTGCTTTATCGAACGGCACAAGCGAACGGCATGGATCTTCAGCATCTCAGGCAGTGGCTCGGACTGCCGTACTGGGTGCCGTTGCCAACGCGAAGTTGTCCCGCACTGGCCTGGATATCGGGCGTTTCAACCGCCTGGCTGGCGCGGCGAGCCATCCAGACCACGCTGCTTAGCGGCGCGCAGCGCTATTTGTTCATGGACCATGAGTTTGGGAAGGGTTCCATCAACTTCGCCTGCCGGGCACGCATTTGCCCTTTCTGCGTAAAGCGTCAGAAATATACGCGCGCTGCTTGGCAACTCCGCACTATCTGCGGCTGCGTCGAACATGCATGCATCCTGATGGACAGTTGTCCGGTATGTGGCGCGCTATTGGATTGGCAACGTCCGGCCATCGATATCTGCCGCTGCGGTCGATTCTTGACTGCTCCCGCTCAGCAGCCGCCGCCGCTGCCAGAGAGGGTATCGAACTGGATTCGCTGGAATGAAGCCCGCCTGAAAAACCCCGAGACGACGATTCCGGCAGAAACCTTTGGCCTACCAAAACTGCTCTCAACGCTGTCGATCGATGGAGCTTTACGCTTTGTTCTGTCCATTGGACTGCACCCACATCCCGCGGCTTTGGAGCATGCCGATGATCGCCGACATTTGAGCAGCGAGGGTACCTGTGTACAGGTCGGGCGAGCGCTCGAGCGTCTTACCGCCATAGGCGATCAACTGGGTAATTTGGCATCGCTGGGTCCGCTTGCTCACCAACCGGCTCTGGAACGCTTGCGTTCACACGGCATTTCAGAAAGTGATCGCCGCTATGCGGCTTGGCTACTCGCCACGTTGCAGGGAGGCCGTGACGCTGCAAGCGGAAGCGGGCGTCGTCAGCGGGGCCAATTGAGCTTATTCGAATGA
- a CDS encoding TniQ family protein has translation MTNFLVNVPEPQLFEAASSWLSRLALSQGISLTELMAFLHLDPRDRMHLDRDLRDARLSELRALCKLPQTVLQVHERIACSLEKLDPERLVGFLNMSESKAIFRYCPACLREMRVPHVPIHWRFIAWRWCPMHDCLMEEVCHHCGRAQHSPVDLAIADSGKSGFPWFSRCQHCSRSLGEAIPISARELSHAERYVLEQGRAFLASMFHGHYRNGGIGAISDLVNLSSHVRLKTFSQELKFLSPAWRREWMSENGRTPRNFNLF, from the coding sequence ATGACAAACTTCCTGGTCAACGTGCCGGAACCCCAATTGTTCGAGGCAGCTAGTTCCTGGTTGAGCCGCTTGGCATTGTCACAAGGGATCAGTCTGACAGAACTGATGGCGTTTCTTCACCTCGACCCACGCGATCGCATGCATCTGGACCGTGACCTGCGTGACGCTCGCCTTTCCGAATTGCGGGCGTTGTGCAAACTGCCACAAACGGTACTCCAAGTGCACGAAAGAATCGCGTGCTCGCTGGAGAAACTGGATCCGGAGCGACTTGTTGGCTTCCTCAACATGTCCGAATCCAAGGCCATTTTTCGTTATTGCCCTGCCTGTCTCCGGGAAATGAGGGTGCCACATGTTCCGATCCATTGGCGATTCATAGCCTGGCGCTGGTGCCCGATGCATGATTGCCTAATGGAGGAGGTCTGCCATCATTGCGGCCGAGCGCAACACAGCCCTGTCGACCTAGCCATTGCCGATAGCGGGAAAAGTGGCTTTCCATGGTTCAGCCGATGCCAGCATTGCAGTCGTTCGCTGGGCGAGGCCATTCCTATTTCTGCGCGCGAACTGTCTCATGCAGAACGCTACGTGCTAGAGCAAGGGCGAGCTTTTTTGGCGTCAATGTTTCATGGACACTACAGAAATGGGGGCATTGGCGCCATTTCTGACTTGGTCAATCTCAGCTCACACGTAAGATTGAAGACGTTTTCTCAGGAATTGAAATTCCTGTCTCCAGCGTGGAGAAGGGAATGGATGTCTGAAAATGGTCGTACGCCCCGCAATTTCAACCTGTTCTGA